The nucleotide window CCGGCTACTCCCACTCCGGCTACAGGGAAGGACGGCCCACCGCCATGCCCGCAGACCTCGCCGTCATCGGCCTCGGCCAGCTCGGCCTGCCCCTGGCCCAGGCCGCCGCGACCACCGGCATCGCCACCCTCGGCTACGAGTGCGGCGACCCCGCGCCGCTGGCCGCCGCCGACCTGCGCCGGATGCTCTCCACGGGATTCCGGCCGGCCACCGACCCGGCCGGACTCGGCCGCGTACGCACCGCCGTCATCTGCGCCCCGACCCCGCGCGGCGCGGACGGGACGCTCGACCTGGGGCAGGTGGCCGACGCCGCCCGCACCCTCGCCGCGCATCTGCGCCCGCACACCACGGTGATCCTGGAGTCCCCCGTGTATCCGGGGACCACGGAGGAGTTCCTGCGCCCCCTCCTGGAGGAGGGCTCCGGGCTCCGCGCGGGCCGCGACTTCCACCTCGCGTACTCGCCCAGCCGGGTCGATCCCGGCAACCGCGACCACGGCCCCGCCAACACGCCGAAGGTCATCGGCGGGCTCACCCCCGCCTGCACCGAGTCCGCCGCCGCGTTCTACGGCCGCCTCACCGACAAGGTCGTCCGCGCGCGTGGACCCCGCGAGGCGGAGACCGTGCAGCTCCTGGAGACCAACTACCGGCACGTCAACATCGCGCTGGTCAACGAGATGGCCGTCCTCTGCCACGACCTGGGCGTCGACCTGTGGGACGTCATCCGCTGCGCCGAGACCAAGCCGTTCGGCTTCCAGGCCTTCCGCCCCGGCCCCGGGGTGGGCGGTCACGCCGTCCCGCGGGACCTCGCGGGCCCGCGCACCCGCGCCCTGCGCATGGTGGAACTGGCCCAGCAGGTCAACGACCACATGCCCCGGTACGTCATCCAGCGCGCGGCGGCGCTCCTCAACGAACACGGCAAGTCGGCCCGCGGCGCGCGCGTACTGCTCCTCGGCATCACCTACAAGGCCGACCACGCCGACCGGCAGGGCTCACCCGCCCAGGAGATCGCGACCCGCCTGATGGAACTGGGCGCCGCGGTCAGCTACCACGACCCGCACGTCCCGTCCTGGAGCGTCCTCGACCGCCCGGTCCCCCGCGTCGACTCCCTGTACGAGGCGGCGGCCGACGCGGACCTGACGATCCTGCTCCAGCAGCACCGCACGTACGACCTCCAGGGCCTGTCGGTGAAGGCCCAACTCCTGCTGGACACCCGGGGAGCGACACCCACGGGGGCGGCGCACAGGTTGTGAGAAGGGGCGCCCGAGGACGCCCCGAGCCCCTGGGACTTGTGGCGAACGGCGCCCGCCGCCCGCCGCCCGCCGCCGGCACCGTACGGAAACAGGTGGAGCCCACCGCAGGTGGCACTGCGGCAGGCTCCAGGACGGTTCACGGAGTGTCCGCCCCCAGTTGTGGGTGGGGCGGCCGCTCACCATCCGAAAATCCGCAGGATCCACCTCCTCCGGCACCTCACCGTCCACAGACGGATCCGGTCCCAGCGGGTGGGCTCGCGGTGGCGGCCCACCCGCTGGGACTCGGAACGCGAAACGCGCCCCGCCGAAGCCGTTCGAGTACGTGAAGGGGCCCGGCCGCTCGCCTCCGCGAGTGACCGGGCCCCTTCGTGTGCGTCCGCTCAGGCCGGGCGCCGCGTCATGTCAGCGCTTGTGCTGCGAGTCCGCCACCGTGACCTCGACCCGCTGGAACTCCTTCAGCTCGCTGTAGCCGGTCGTGGCCATCGCGCGGCGCAGGGCGCCGAAGAAGTTCATGGAGCCGTCGGGCGTGTGCGAGGG belongs to Streptomyces sp. V3I8 and includes:
- a CDS encoding nucleotide sugar dehydrogenase; translated protein: MPADLAVIGLGQLGLPLAQAAATTGIATLGYECGDPAPLAAADLRRMLSTGFRPATDPAGLGRVRTAVICAPTPRGADGTLDLGQVADAARTLAAHLRPHTTVILESPVYPGTTEEFLRPLLEEGSGLRAGRDFHLAYSPSRVDPGNRDHGPANTPKVIGGLTPACTESAAAFYGRLTDKVVRARGPREAETVQLLETNYRHVNIALVNEMAVLCHDLGVDLWDVIRCAETKPFGFQAFRPGPGVGGHAVPRDLAGPRTRALRMVELAQQVNDHMPRYVIQRAAALLNEHGKSARGARVLLLGITYKADHADRQGSPAQEIATRLMELGAAVSYHDPHVPSWSVLDRPVPRVDSLYEAAADADLTILLQQHRTYDLQGLSVKAQLLLDTRGATPTGAAHRL